A genome region from Solanum pennellii chromosome 12, SPENNV200 includes the following:
- the LOC107005569 gene encoding phosphoglucan phosphatase LSF1, chloroplastic-like isoform X2, with amino-acid sequence MVFNDTDYRLQKCVVFDGRFTASSAVKRRQYRPISVMSHSPFNMNLNEYMDVTLVKSLGIRQITEQIYVGSCIQKESHVEMLSDAGITAVVNFQTGVEAENWRNNANLINESHRRWQKVEVLSLRSQVQASHNAKRSPVFKWRRVEGRALYKKKIINESCQRFNILMINYPIREGDSFHMRKRLPFCVGLLLRLLKKNHKVYVTCTTGFDRSPACVVAYLHWMTDTSLHAAYNIVTGLHSCKPYRSAIAWATWDLIAMVENGAHDGPATHAVTFVWNGHKGEDVYLVGDFTGNWKEPIQAVHKVGPRFEAEVRLSPGKYLYKYIICGNWRHSTNSPTERDERGSLNNVIVVGDVASVRPLIPQQKKDANIMKVIERPLTENERFMLAKAARCVAFSICPIKLAPK; translated from the exons AT GGTTTTCAACGATACTGATTACAGGTTGCAGAAATGTGTGGTTTTCGATGGACGGTTTACCGCTAGTTCGGCAGTTAAACGACGACAGTATCGGCCGATTTCTGTTATGTCTCATTCACCTTTCAACATGAATTTGAATGAGTATATGGACGTTACACTTGTAAAATCGCTGGGTATTCGCCAGATTACTGAACAAATATATGTGGGATCGTGTATACAAAAGGAATCACATGTGGAAATGCTGTCAGATGCG GGGATCACTGCTGTGGTGAATTTTCAGACTGGGGTCGAGGCTGAAAATTGGAGAAATAATGCCAACCTAATCAATGAATCGCACAGAAGGTGGCAAAAGGTGGAGGTTTTGTCACTTAGGTCGCAGGTCCAAGCCTCACACAATGCAAAGCGAAGTCcggtatttaagtggagaagggtagaggggCGGGccctttataaaaaaaaaataatcaatgaatCGTGCCAAAGGTTTAATATCCTTATGATCAACTATCCCATAAG GGAAGGAGATTCATTTCACATGAGGAAGAGACTTCCTTTTTGTGTTGGTCTTCTTCTACGCTTATTGAAGAAAAACCACAAAGTCTATGTGACTTGTACAACTGGTTTTGATAGGTCCCCTGCTTGTGTAGTAGCTTATCTACATTGGATGACAGATACTTCTCTTCATGCAGCCTATAATATTGTCACTGGGTTGCATTCATGCAAGCCTTACAG ATCAGCCATTGCCTGGGCAACATGGGATCTCATAGCTATGGTAGAAAATGGTGCACATGATGGGCCTGCAACACATGCCGTAACATTTGTATGGAATGGGCACAAG GGGGAGGATGTCTACTTGGTTGGAGATTTTACAGGTAACTGGAAAGAACCAATTCAGGCAGTCCACAAAGTTGGTCCAAGATTTGAGGCTGAAGTTAGACTTTCACCAGGAAA GTACCTATATAAGTACATTATTTGTGGAAATTGGAGGCATTCAACCAATTCACCAACTGAAAGAGATGAAAGGGGAAGTCTCAATAATGTAATTGTTGTTGGTGATGTTGCCAGTGTCAGGCCTTTGATACCACAGCAAAAGAAG gacGCAAATATTATGAAGGTGATTGAAAGGCCATTGACAGAAAATGAACGGTTCATGCTGGCAAAAGCTGCTCGATGTGTCGCGTTCTCAATCTGCCCAATAAAGCTAGCACCTAAATAG
- the LOC107006479 gene encoding uncharacterized protein LOC107006479 — MVNANKTDWSRGLDDALWAYRIAYKAPIGMSPYQLVYQKACQFSVELEHKAMWAIKKLKMEWNEEVEQRLNRLNELDELRLREYESSAIYKEKMKKYNDQKTEKQEFVVEDLVLLFKSRLRLLPGKLKSKWTGPFLITKVFPHGAVELENMEGAKFSINGQSIKIYLRHAESVHEVVEAYHLDEVCVIKDLASYRNVKSSAFWEATQGIKVSKCGVCNKA, encoded by the exons ATGGTAAATGCTAATAAAACAGATTGGTCAAGagggcttgatgatgctctttgggcctatcGGATTGCATACAAGgcccccataggtatgtctccataccaactggTATATCAAAAGGCTTGTCAGTTTTCAGTCGAGTTAGAGCACAAAGCCATGTGGGCAAtaaagaaactgaagatggagTGGAATGAAGAGGTGGAACAAAGACTTAATAggttaaatgagcttgatgagcTTCGCCTAAGAGAgtatgaaagttcagccatatacaaagagaagatgaagaagtacaaCGACCAAAAGACTGAAAAGCAAGAATTTGTGGTTGAGGACTTGGTGCTTCTATTCAAATCTAGGCTACGCTTGCttccgggcaaactcaagtccaagtggacGGGACCATTCCTTATCACTAAAGTGTTTCCacatggagcggttgagttggagaatatGGAGGGTGCAAAGTTCAGTATCAATGGGCAAAGCATTAAGATCTACCTGAGGCATGCAGAGAGtgtccatgaagtggttgaggcatatcaccttgatgaagtctgCGTAATCAAGGATCTAGCGTCGTACCGcaacgttaaatcaagcgctttttgggaggcaacccaag GTATAAAGGTGTCAAAATGTGGAGTTTGCAACAAGGCCTGA
- the LOC107005569 gene encoding phosphoglucan phosphatase LSF1, chloroplastic-like isoform X3 produces MSHSPFNMNLNEYMDVTLVKSLGIRQITEQIYVGSCIQKESHVEMLSDAGITAVVNFQTGVEAENWRNNANLINESHRRWQKVEVLSLRSQVQASHNAKRSPVFKWRRVEGRALYKKKIINESCQRFNILMINYPIREGDSFHMRKRLPFCVGLLLRLLKKNHKVYVTCTTGFDRSPACVVAYLHWMTDTSLHAAYNIVTGLHSCKPYRSAIAWATWDLIAMVENGAHDGPATHAVTFVWNGHKGEDVYLVGDFTGNWKEPIQAVHKVGPRFEAEVRLSPGKYLYKYIICGNWRHSTNSPTERDERGSLNNVIVVGDVASVRPLIPQQKKDANIMKVIERPLTENERFMLAKAARCVAFSICPIKLAPK; encoded by the exons ATGTCTCATTCACCTTTCAACATGAATTTGAATGAGTATATGGACGTTACACTTGTAAAATCGCTGGGTATTCGCCAGATTACTGAACAAATATATGTGGGATCGTGTATACAAAAGGAATCACATGTGGAAATGCTGTCAGATGCG GGGATCACTGCTGTGGTGAATTTTCAGACTGGGGTCGAGGCTGAAAATTGGAGAAATAATGCCAACCTAATCAATGAATCGCACAGAAGGTGGCAAAAGGTGGAGGTTTTGTCACTTAGGTCGCAGGTCCAAGCCTCACACAATGCAAAGCGAAGTCcggtatttaagtggagaagggtagaggggCGGGccctttataaaaaaaaaataatcaatgaatCGTGCCAAAGGTTTAATATCCTTATGATCAACTATCCCATAAG GGAAGGAGATTCATTTCACATGAGGAAGAGACTTCCTTTTTGTGTTGGTCTTCTTCTACGCTTATTGAAGAAAAACCACAAAGTCTATGTGACTTGTACAACTGGTTTTGATAGGTCCCCTGCTTGTGTAGTAGCTTATCTACATTGGATGACAGATACTTCTCTTCATGCAGCCTATAATATTGTCACTGGGTTGCATTCATGCAAGCCTTACAG ATCAGCCATTGCCTGGGCAACATGGGATCTCATAGCTATGGTAGAAAATGGTGCACATGATGGGCCTGCAACACATGCCGTAACATTTGTATGGAATGGGCACAAG GGGGAGGATGTCTACTTGGTTGGAGATTTTACAGGTAACTGGAAAGAACCAATTCAGGCAGTCCACAAAGTTGGTCCAAGATTTGAGGCTGAAGTTAGACTTTCACCAGGAAA GTACCTATATAAGTACATTATTTGTGGAAATTGGAGGCATTCAACCAATTCACCAACTGAAAGAGATGAAAGGGGAAGTCTCAATAATGTAATTGTTGTTGGTGATGTTGCCAGTGTCAGGCCTTTGATACCACAGCAAAAGAAG gacGCAAATATTATGAAGGTGATTGAAAGGCCATTGACAGAAAATGAACGGTTCATGCTGGCAAAAGCTGCTCGATGTGTCGCGTTCTCAATCTGCCCAATAAAGCTAGCACCTAAATAG
- the LOC107005569 gene encoding phosphoglucan phosphatase LSF1, chloroplastic-like isoform X1: MCSLQLPNCRVFNDTDYRLQKCVVFDGRFTASSAVKRRQYRPISVMSHSPFNMNLNEYMDVTLVKSLGIRQITEQIYVGSCIQKESHVEMLSDAGITAVVNFQTGVEAENWRNNANLINESHRRWQKVEVLSLRSQVQASHNAKRSPVFKWRRVEGRALYKKKIINESCQRFNILMINYPIREGDSFHMRKRLPFCVGLLLRLLKKNHKVYVTCTTGFDRSPACVVAYLHWMTDTSLHAAYNIVTGLHSCKPYRSAIAWATWDLIAMVENGAHDGPATHAVTFVWNGHKGEDVYLVGDFTGNWKEPIQAVHKVGPRFEAEVRLSPGKYLYKYIICGNWRHSTNSPTERDERGSLNNVIVVGDVASVRPLIPQQKKDANIMKVIERPLTENERFMLAKAARCVAFSICPIKLAPK, encoded by the exons ATGTGTTCACTACAACTTCCAAATTGCAGGGTTTTCAACGATACTGATTACAGGTTGCAGAAATGTGTGGTTTTCGATGGACGGTTTACCGCTAGTTCGGCAGTTAAACGACGACAGTATCGGCCGATTTCTGTTATGTCTCATTCACCTTTCAACATGAATTTGAATGAGTATATGGACGTTACACTTGTAAAATCGCTGGGTATTCGCCAGATTACTGAACAAATATATGTGGGATCGTGTATACAAAAGGAATCACATGTGGAAATGCTGTCAGATGCG GGGATCACTGCTGTGGTGAATTTTCAGACTGGGGTCGAGGCTGAAAATTGGAGAAATAATGCCAACCTAATCAATGAATCGCACAGAAGGTGGCAAAAGGTGGAGGTTTTGTCACTTAGGTCGCAGGTCCAAGCCTCACACAATGCAAAGCGAAGTCcggtatttaagtggagaagggtagaggggCGGGccctttataaaaaaaaaataatcaatgaatCGTGCCAAAGGTTTAATATCCTTATGATCAACTATCCCATAAG GGAAGGAGATTCATTTCACATGAGGAAGAGACTTCCTTTTTGTGTTGGTCTTCTTCTACGCTTATTGAAGAAAAACCACAAAGTCTATGTGACTTGTACAACTGGTTTTGATAGGTCCCCTGCTTGTGTAGTAGCTTATCTACATTGGATGACAGATACTTCTCTTCATGCAGCCTATAATATTGTCACTGGGTTGCATTCATGCAAGCCTTACAG ATCAGCCATTGCCTGGGCAACATGGGATCTCATAGCTATGGTAGAAAATGGTGCACATGATGGGCCTGCAACACATGCCGTAACATTTGTATGGAATGGGCACAAG GGGGAGGATGTCTACTTGGTTGGAGATTTTACAGGTAACTGGAAAGAACCAATTCAGGCAGTCCACAAAGTTGGTCCAAGATTTGAGGCTGAAGTTAGACTTTCACCAGGAAA GTACCTATATAAGTACATTATTTGTGGAAATTGGAGGCATTCAACCAATTCACCAACTGAAAGAGATGAAAGGGGAAGTCTCAATAATGTAATTGTTGTTGGTGATGTTGCCAGTGTCAGGCCTTTGATACCACAGCAAAAGAAG gacGCAAATATTATGAAGGTGATTGAAAGGCCATTGACAGAAAATGAACGGTTCATGCTGGCAAAAGCTGCTCGATGTGTCGCGTTCTCAATCTGCCCAATAAAGCTAGCACCTAAATAG